GAGGCGGTGGCTCGGGGAAGAGGCAGCGGTAGCATGGACCCTTTCCGGGATAAAAGACCGAAGCCTGGCCTTCGAACTGAAAGATGCTGCCGTGCACATTCGGCTTGCCGGTCATGACGCAGGCGTCGTTGACCAGGTAGCGGGTCGGGAAGTTGTCGCAACCGTCCACGATGATGTCGTAGTCCTGGATGAGGCCCATGATGTTTTCGGAACTCAGACGCTGCTGGTAGCCGATGACCTTGACGTCGGGGTTCAGTGCGTTCAGGGTCAGACGTGCAGACTCGACTTTCGGCATGCCAATCCGGTCATTGGTGTGAAGGATCTGCCGCTGCAGGTTGCTCAGGTCGACGACGTCGTGGTCGACCAGGCCGAGTGTGCCGACGCCCGCGGCCGCCAGGTAGAAGGCGGTTGGCGACCCCAAACCTCCGGCACCAACCAGCAACACCTTGGCGTCCAGCAATTTCGCCTGCCCCTCCTCACCGACCTCCGAGAGCAGGAAATGCCGACTGTAGCGGTTCAGTTGTTCGGCCGTGAACTGGCGGTCCTGCTTCCACGGATACCCGGCGCCTTTCCAGGCGCCGTAGCCGCCGGCCATGGAGATGATGTGCTGATAGCCCATGTCTTTGAGCTGTTTTGCGGCCAGCAGCGAGCGCGTGCCGCCAGCGCAATAGGCGATGATGGGCTTGCCCTTGTCCGGAACGGTTTGCTCAATGCGAAGTTCCAGATACCCGCGCGGGACCGAGACGGCTCCAGACAGATGCCCTTCGCGAAACTCGTCCTTTTCACGCACGTCTAGCAGCAGGTAATCGTC
The DNA window shown above is from Candidatus Binatia bacterium and carries:
- the moeB gene encoding molybdopterin-synthase adenylyltransferase MoeB, translating into MAKTFKDLMDEARQQVPEWTIDQVREHLGNGDDYLLLDVREKDEFREGHLSGAVSVPRGYLELRIEQTVPDKGKPIIAYCAGGTRSLLAAKQLKDMGYQHIISMAGGYGAWKGAGYPWKQDRQFTAEQLNRYSRHFLLSEVGEEGQAKLLDAKVLLVGAGGLGSPTAFYLAAAGVGTLGLVDHDVVDLSNLQRQILHTNDRIGMPKVESARLTLNALNPDVKVIGYQQRLSSENIMGLIQDYDIIVDGCDNFPTRYLVNDACVMTGKPNVHGSIFQFEGQASVFYPGKGPCYRCLFPEPPPPGAAPSCAEAGVLGVLPGLVGCVQALETIKLILGVGKPLIGRMVYFDTLNMELRIHKLRKDPNCPVCGPHPTVTTLIDYEEFCGLRTVPNSPTHAQTRQAAS